In the Bacillus shivajii genome, one interval contains:
- a CDS encoding basic amino acid ABC transporter substrate-binding protein: MKNMLMTLLAMTLLLVITACGTADEDVQADATDGGEKEEITVAVVQDYPPFEYVEDGELTGFDIQIIESIAEHEGLEVNWEIMRFDAIIPALQADQVDAAVSAISIREDRAEVVDFSDPYFESGLSLIVPVDSEINSMDDLEGATIVAKQGTSGLEKANELAEQYNGDVTIFQEDAMMYMEIVSGNADAVINDYPSVAYKIVQDGDDSDVRIVGDRLTGEDYGIAVSKDADGLLDKMNSGLEYLFESGKYDEIYDQYFAD, translated from the coding sequence ATGAAAAACATGTTAATGACATTACTTGCTATGACACTTTTATTGGTAATAACAGCTTGTGGAACTGCAGATGAAGATGTTCAAGCTGATGCAACTGATGGTGGAGAAAAAGAAGAGATTACAGTTGCAGTAGTACAAGACTATCCACCTTTTGAATATGTGGAAGATGGTGAATTAACAGGGTTTGATATCCAAATTATTGAGTCAATTGCTGAACATGAAGGATTAGAAGTGAATTGGGAGATTATGCGTTTTGATGCAATCATTCCAGCATTACAAGCAGACCAAGTAGACGCTGCTGTATCCGCAATTTCAATCCGTGAAGACCGAGCAGAGGTTGTTGATTTCAGTGATCCATATTTTGAATCTGGTTTATCTCTTATCGTACCAGTAGATAGTGAGATTAATAGTATGGACGACTTAGAAGGAGCAACAATTGTTGCGAAACAAGGTACATCTGGTTTGGAAAAAGCTAACGAACTTGCAGAGCAATATAATGGTGATGTGACGATCTTCCAAGAAGATGCAATGATGTACATGGAAATTGTTTCAGGGAATGCAGATGCAGTTATTAATGACTACCCAAGTGTTGCATATAAAATTGTTCAAGACGGAGATGATTCTGACGTTCGTATCGTTGGTGACCGTTTAACTGGTGAAGACTACGGAATTGCAGTTTCAAAAGATGCGGATGGGTTGTTAGATAAAATGAATAGTGGTCTTGAGTATTTATTCGAAAGTGGAAAGTACGATGAAATTTATGACCAATACTTTGCTGATTAA